The Lathyrus oleraceus cultivar Zhongwan6 chromosome 5, CAAS_Psat_ZW6_1.0, whole genome shotgun sequence genome includes the window CGATTATGTTACGATTAAATATGGTATATTATCCGCGTTTGTAGAGAGATGACACTCTAAGACCTCATCATTTCATCTTCCACATGGTGAGATGTCCATCACATTGGACGATGTCTCATGCCTGCTACATCTTCCGCTTAGGGGAAGATTGTTAGGCTATAACAAGATTATTAGAGATGAGGCAGTGGGGATAATGATTACCTTTCTAGGAGTTGATCCAGGGGAGGCCCTACAGGAGCTAGAAGTCATATATGGGTGTCATGTTAGGTTTTGGTTCCTAGAGAGGTTACATGAACAACGACTTCATGCAGAATAGTAGGCTTCTGGTGATGATGGATAGGTTATGTAAAATAGAGGAAATACATTGAGAGCACACTTGTTGTACTTGGTTGGCACGTCCATTTTTGTGGACAAGAGTGTCAATTATGTGGATGTGGTTTACCTGAGATACTTCGCTAACTTGCAGCAGATCCATGAGTACTACTAGAGGGACACTTGTTTGGTCTACCTGAGATGCTTCACTTATATTTGCATCTTATTATATCATTTTCATAAAAGTTGTGATACACTATTAATAATAATTTGTATGTATGatttgtcataccccaaaaattttCCTCCATTTTCACATTTCATCTGACTTTTGGTTTGAGATTCACCTGCACTCATTTAATGTCAAATGCATTCATATCATCTAGTGTATCAACATACATCTTAAATTCAAGGTTTGAGATTGTTTATGCTTAACAAGAGCCTAGGGTTTTCTTAGGGCTCAAGCCCTAGGGATTATGGTGTTGCCGTCAATTTGAAAAGCCTATTCTTTGACCAATACATGAAACCCTAGTTGATGATTCATGGTTTATTAGTTTGTGATTTTAATTTGCTTGATTTGCTTCTTGATTTTGGATTGTTATTGAAACCCTAATCATGTATGCTTGGCATTGGTGGACAATATGGTTTGTCTATTGATCTTGTGtgtgaaaccctaattcatggaAAATGGGATATTTGGTCATTTTGATTTGCATCATGCCATTGCCATTAGAATAACTCATCAAGTTCATCTGTTGATCATGGTTTCTCATGATCATTTATGTGATGCCTCATTTGGTTCATAGCTTTGTTATTCAAGTTTTCATTTGGTTCGTTCAAGTTTCATGCACTGATTTAAAGATCATAGTACATTCAAGTTTCACTGATTCAAGTTTCATGTTTCACTCATGGTCCAATAACTTAAAGTTCATAGttttattcatgatgcattcATTGTTCATTGATTCATGTTTCATAATGCATACAAGATCATGGATTCAAAGTGATTTTAAACAtgattttggagggaaaagttgcATTTAAAAATGAGTTGTGTTTCATTGATCATAAAGAACTATTTATCATTAAAACCTTTCATTTTATTTCATACAATATCACATTACAATGTCCATACAAgaaattacaaaaataaataaaatgattTTGACCTATAGTTtactttggtcaactgttgactttttggtcaaccagttgaaCAAAGTCAACTCATCTAATCCCTAAACCTAATGTCAATGTTAACTTTGTTTCTTCATGTTCTACATCATCCCTTTTATCTTACTGACCAAAGTTCTTCATGAGCAAGTAACCATGTTTTCTTCATGTTTCATTCATGGCACCTTCATTCCAAGTACCTTGATAGCATGGTCCAAATTCACTAAAACGACATAGAAATGCAATGTTCATCATTCCTTTATGATTAAAAGCTTGTGCAATTTAATTCTAACAagcatacattcacaacattcaGTTCACTAACAAACATACAAAAGCATCATATACATTCAACTAACATTCATACTCATAACAGAACACATATTTTAACAAGAGGTTCATCTAACTAATAATTAACTTTACAAAAAACTGTTAACTTTTAGCTTACGAACGAACTTTCAGAACTCAATTCAAACAGATTTTATCACTAATCATTTCATCCATAACATAATAACTAACCATTCATTCCACTTCCATAGCAGCCAATTAACAACTTCTTAGTGCTACTATCAACTAAACTAACCTAACAGTCATAATAGAAATCAAAATTCATGAATAACAACTAACCATTCTCCACCAGAAAACCTAACTGATAACCATTAACAATTAGCAATGCATGAATTTAACATAGGTTTCAATTGAACAACTTAAACTAACTTAGAAGGGAAACTAACATGTCTTCTCAGTTCACTGCATATCAGAATAACCTAGCAGAGAATTTAAACCGGCATTACATTCATGACAAAGTTTCATTTAACTGCATCCAAATCTAACAACAAACTAACTTTCACGAGTTTAACAACTAACAGAATTCCAAAGCCTAACTGAGTTCATAACTAAAAGAAAAATCAACTAGCTTTCATTTAACCAAAACTTCCTAACATCTCAGTGCATTAACTAACAAATCATTCATTTAATAACACAACTAACCTAACATTTTTTTCCGGATTAACACTTCCAACTAATAGTTTGAATCTTAATAATTCTCACGAATCCCACCATTTAACGATGTAACTAACTTCAAACCGTTTTGGATTTGATTTAAACTAACAGAGTTAATCTCTGTTAACTCTAACCCCTATAAATCCTTCACCCTGCATAATCATTCATCTCTCTGATTCATTCATTTTTCAGAAACTcattcacacacacacacacacttcGATTCCCTCATCTTTCTAGAAATTCACACAAACACTCTTAGAACCACTCTCACAGGACTCTCTCAATTCAATCCTTCACCATCTTAATTCAACAACCTCGCAACGAGTTCGCAACGAGTTCAACAGAGGAAGAAGAAGTAAAAGATCATAAGAAGAAGGAGAGGAAGAAACGTTCGGATTCAAAAGCAAGGAAGAATTCAAAAGCAACTTGATTATTGTTCAAGCACGACAAATGTTCTTTTTCAACACTCGCCAATTATGATGCAAATTGCGCGCCATGAGCATTAAGTAGTAGAGAAGGGATGAGAGAGAGCATTCCTATCCTTATTTTGAATATCTTTAGGTACaggacgaatgacccagttgctcataGTATTCACCTATACTCgtagactttagtgcaatttaaatcgGATAATTGATAAGTCCTCTTCCACACATATGTTGCAGGAAGACTGAAGATCAAGATCTCAACCACTAGAGTTTCTTTTTCCCTTTCTTTTATTTCAGTTTAAGACTAAAatcattttgtaaataaactcAAAACACTTAAAAATACGACTAGAATTatatgccatgagccttaagcaacgAAGAATGATAAGCGGGATCTTTCCTAACCTTGTCTAGAGTACCTTTGAGTATGGGGTATATGCCCTAGCTATTTAGAGTATTCACATTTGTTCGTAGAATTTAATGCAATTCAAATCAAAATATTATTTTCAAATCTAAAAGCAATCACAACTCATGAAATTCATTTTTTCCTTTGGGGCATCTTTTCAAACCCTTTTCAGAAAGGACATGTTACTTCCGTACTAACATGAACGATACTAAAGCCCCTCATGCACGAGCATACAAGTAATATTTAACTGCTAGAATGCGATCCAAACACATCCATTATACCGTAAACAAACAAACAAATGCTTAAGTCTCCCATGCGCGAGCATACAAGCAACATTGACTGTTAGAACGTTGTAtttctaccacgaactacgaaactctgatttccttattgcactataaggatacgtaggcacgagggcctTAATCCTCAAAGATCATATTAATTATTAAACCTTTTTTCCCttttgcaagtaacctttagatataacacccattagagcaaagaacaatcaaaatgggTCTCATTGAGTGCAACagatgtgagggatgctaataccttccccttgcataaccgacttccttaccctttttatcttcccctgggttttatcaatgttttctctttcctttaggaataaataaagtttgatggtgactttgttgtatctttgagcgtgCGATATGCTCAGGTATATTTCCGGAAGCTTAACCATTTTCAGGCTTGGATCCTCCAACACTTCCCATGCATATCCGGATGGTCATATGTTCTTACCTACACTGAAGATTTTCTACGTGCTTCTACATTAATTCCATTCATATTCGGAGTCTTTCAGAGTGTATCTTGACCACTTGGTAGTAGAAGTTATACACTTCCAGACATACAATGATCACCGCCAGACACATATCTTGGACGACATAACATTCTACTTTGGATGGTTGGCTTGTGGGCCATGTTTGATGTTTCCTTATTTGCTTGAGTGCATCATGCGGAAGTTTGATTACAtgtaacttgttcctagagacCCTTGAGAGTCTTCTCCTTTTGTTGTGACACACAAATATGTGAGTGCGGTGTATGATGATTAACTTAGTCATCTGGTATCAGATGAGGCCTATGATACCTTAGCTCGTAACAGTTAGAGCACTGGATATGACTACATCCAATGGTATTTCAGGATGTCACATCCTTATATGACACCATATTCTCCAGGTGATCCACCTAGGCCAACTCATTAAGATATTCTATAAGAGGAGGAGACTAGGGAAGATCATGATGTTTATGTGTTACCTAGATGTTGATATATCATGGATATGGCACATGCGGGTATAAACATATGAGTCTTTCCGGAAGGCTCTGAGGCGAAAAACATTATAGATTCCATCTTTGATGAAACACATCCGACACTACAGTATAAGAGGCGTCATAAGAACATGTGGCCCCGAATCTGGCATACTCAGTAGTGTATAATATTTGTATTATGAGCACTATTATCGTTTATAATTTATTTTGACTTCATTACGTATTCCTAATTTATTCATTATATATGGCATTTTCATATTATTTGATAAGTGTATGGTTTAATttatataaaatttaatatgaTAGTGTAACTATAATACATCGTCGATTGCATCAGTGTATCTTTAAAACAAAGTCAAAAGTTACTGTCTAGTGTGAATACATAAATGTATCTCCGTATTCTATCTGAGTGTTTAaggagatgcatctccgaatcAATTTATGTCAAAATGAGTGTGTTTCAGTTAGGAATGACTGTGATGCATATAGGGTTAATCTGGAGCTGCATCTCCGGACTAAATTTTTTCAAGAAAATATAAGGTGCGACTCAGTTAGGATGCGTTTTAGTGGGAAATGGTGTGTCTGAAAACACTTCTGAAATTTGAAGAGCACTTTCGAATTTCCTTAAGGTATTTTTCCACCACTAAAGATAGGATAATAAATTCCCTTCTTTAAGTCAAACCTGATTTGGATGAACTAAAGTATAATGGACCAACACATACTTTACCTTAGTGCACACATGACTCGACCCACATGTTGGACCTTGATATTCTTAAACAAAACCCTAAGGTTTTCAAATATTACGAGTAAAGGTAGGAATAGGCCAGGCCAATTAACAGAAGCTTATGACCTAGCCTACACAAGTCCATATCAAACCAGGTTTTTTTTCAATAGAAAATGCCTAGACTTTTTTTTCAATAGAAAATGCCTAGACTTTTTTACAAGTTTATTTAGCAAAAAAAGCTAGGCCACAAGTCATAAAAAAGTCTTTTAACCTTATCAGGCTGACCTAtttaaataaaaatgaataattttattgttattatattgtattttgtattttgaattaaaatataaaaataatgcTTAGTTGTCAGGAATAAATTGTGATAATAAATTGAGAAAACCTTATGAACAATGTCATAAGTTGTTTTCATAAATACTCTCAAATAAATTATTCCACAAAACTTATGTTAATAGATAAACTTGAATGaatcaataaaaataaatatttagtCTCATTGATCTTTTTATTAGTTAGTCTATTATTTAACATTAGTTGAATTTTTTATTTACAAATTTTCAAATGAAATAAGCTTTTAAGAATGCTAGTAGGCTAATCAGACATTCAAAAAGACTAGACTTAAGTCTAAAAATAAATCTATGATAAACTACAAGACAAACTTAAACTTTAAATTTGTTAGCAAGTCTCAGGTTTGACAAAGTCTAGCTCAACCAAGGTACGACAATGCTCCCAACATAATTGTGCATCTCTTTtgtaaaatatatatattaaagaTTAATTATAGTTTTATATAAAATGATATTTTACATATTATTAatgattttattattattattatttattattatcaatttaaattttaaaattgGAGCATTAACATGTTTCAGAATCTAAAATCTAAATAATATTTGTAAAAATTTAAAGGGTTTATGAGAGATTTGAGGGGGAGAATTTTCACTTTCAGATTTCTAAATTTCttattcatttaaaaaaaaatcggTGGTTACAAAAGTGTTACTATTTTgttattttataaaaaaatattgtATCAAGTAATTAAAATTTATATGCATTGATATAATTGTTTTGAAATAAAAATTTGACcataaacaaaaataaaacaatgaAACAACAATGTTCCGTGTCAAAGCCATAGTAACGTATAAGAGGGAACCAATAACGCTCTCTCTCTGTCATCCATCCACACATGATCACCATTCTCTCCCAAATGGGTTTCTGTTTTTTCCTCTCTTCCTTCCCTCAAAGTCTCTCAACCACTCTCTTCTTGTTCCATCCATGGACTCAGACAAAGACAATCCTATGCCTGATGGAACAGAATCACAGTTTGGAGGATCTTTCGTTTGCCATGCTGTTAACCGAATCAACTCTAGAGGATATTGGTTTGGAGAAAATCCCCTTGCTTTTGCTGTCCCTCTTTTCTTGATCCAGGTTTTTATCATATTCATCTTCACAAGATTCAGTTACCTTATTCTCAAGCCCTTTGGTCAACCTTCTTTTGTTTCTCAGATTCTTGTAAGCTTTTTTCAATAACAGACACTTATGTTTTTCTATCATTTTTTGTTATAACGAGAATCAATGTATCTGATATGTTTCTACAATGTTTGATTTTCTCTAGGGTGGTGTAACTCTAGGCCCTTCAATTCTTGGTCACTACTCAGCATTTACAAACAATTTTTTCCCGGTAAGAGGAAGAAACGTGCTTGACACGTTAGCTTTTTTCGGTTTCATGATTTTCATCTTCTTGCTTGGTGTAAAGATAGATCCAACCATCATCTTTCGATCCGGTAAAAGGACGTTCGCTATCGGGATTTTATGCTTCTTCGTTCCATATACTCTCAGCGGTTTATTAGCTGTATTCATCAACCATTTTGCATCATTGGATCATGATATCTCGAAAGGCCTTTCAACTGTGGTGGAAATTCAATGTATCACAGCCTTTCCGGTCATTTCGTGCTTTCTGACTGAACTTCATATCCTCAATTCAGAAATCGGACGCTTGGCTGCGTCGTCTTCGCTAGTATGCGATGTTTGTTTCAGTTTAGTTATGATGTTGAAGTTCGCAGCAAAACTAACTTCCGCAAAATCTATAGGAGTTACCATTGGATCGTTCTTTTCGTCCGTTCTTCTTGTTTTTTTCATAGTTTTTGTTGTTCATCCAGCTGCATTGTATGCTATTAATCACACACCAGAAGGGAAACCTGTTCAAGAAATTTATATAACTGGAACTCTGATAACACTAATATTCTGCGGATTCATCGGTGAAGTTATCGGCTTAGATGCAATTGTTGTATCTTTTATGGTAGGCTTGGCTATACCTGATGGCCCTCCATTAGGTGCAGCATTGGTGGATAAGCTCGAGTGTTTTGTTTCGGTTGTGCTTTTACCGTTGCTTTTCGCTATTGTTGGAATGAGGACAGATGTTTTTGCTATACAGAAGATGAAGAATTTAGGGATAGTTGAGTTGATTATTTGCGTTGCGTTTTTCGGTAAAATATTAGGGGCTTTATTGCCTCTACTTTTCTATAGGATGCCTTTTAGAGATGCAATTTCTCTTAGTCTTATAATGAATTGCAAAGGAACTGTTGAATTGGCATTGTTGATGAACATGAAGTTAAAAAATGTAAGTTAATGTTTTGTTTATTCATGTTCATATTATATGCTTTGAGTAAATATCATTTTAGTCCTTGAAATAGAAACCGTCAGTCAATTTAGTCTCTCAAATTTCAGGGACTAAATTGACCGACTCTTACAATTCAAGGACTGAAATGTCTGTTTACTCAAATTGAACTAGTATATTGAATATAAGACTAAATACTGAGGCGCGTTTATCTTAATGTGTTTACAGTTACTAGACGATGAACTGTTTGCGATTCTGGTTCTTAGTTTGGTGCTTGTAACCGGCATTGTATCGCCGGTTGTGAAAGCTCTATATGATCCTTCAAGAAGGTTTCTTGCTTACAAAAGGAGAACAATCTTGCATCACCCAAGCGAAGAAGAATTTAGAATACTAGCTTGCATTCATAAAGAAGATAATGTGTTGGCTGTTTTGAACCTACTTGCTGCTTCAAATCCAACCGAAAGAAACCACATCGATTTAGTTGTACTACAGCTTGTTAAGCTTGTTGGAAGAGCTGCATCCGTGCTTGTTTCGCATAAGCCGCGCGATAAGCCTGGTGAAAAGATCTTCATTCCATTCACCAAATTTGAAGATGCTTATAAGGGAAAAGTAACACTTCATTGCTATAAAGGTATCTCACCATATGCAACAATGCACAATGATGTGTGCTACTTAGCACTTGAGAAAAGAATAACTTTCATAATCATACCTTTTCATAAGCAATGGATAATCGGAGGGATGGCCGAGTCTTCCTTCGCGTTCAAGCAACTCAACAAGAATGTTCTCGAGAAAGCTCCTTGCTCGGTCGGTGTCCTAATTGACCGCGGCAACCAGAAGAAGTTCTGGTGCGGCTACATGAACGAATCAACATATCTAGTTGCTGTGCTTTTCTTTGGAGGCGCAGACGATAGAGAAGCCCTCGCGTACGCGAAGCGAATGTTGGATCAACCTAATGTAAATATTActctttttcatttttcatcatCCAAAAACGATGTTGTTGGAGGTACAGATAGAAGCAAAAAGCTTGATACTCAAATATTGAGTGAGTTTAGGCTAAGTGGTTTTAGGAATGATAGAGTTTCGTATAAAGA containing:
- the LOC127084464 gene encoding cation/H(+) antiporter 15, whose translation is MFRVKAIVTYKREPITLSLCHPSTHDHHSLPNGFLFFPLFLPSKSLNHSLLVPSMDSDKDNPMPDGTESQFGGSFVCHAVNRINSRGYWFGENPLAFAVPLFLIQVFIIFIFTRFSYLILKPFGQPSFVSQILGGVTLGPSILGHYSAFTNNFFPVRGRNVLDTLAFFGFMIFIFLLGVKIDPTIIFRSGKRTFAIGILCFFVPYTLSGLLAVFINHFASLDHDISKGLSTVVEIQCITAFPVISCFLTELHILNSEIGRLAASSSLVCDVCFSLVMMLKFAAKLTSAKSIGVTIGSFFSSVLLVFFIVFVVHPAALYAINHTPEGKPVQEIYITGTLITLIFCGFIGEVIGLDAIVVSFMVGLAIPDGPPLGAALVDKLECFVSVVLLPLLFAIVGMRTDVFAIQKMKNLGIVELIICVAFFGKILGALLPLLFYRMPFRDAISLSLIMNCKGTVELALLMNMKLKNLLDDELFAILVLSLVLVTGIVSPVVKALYDPSRRFLAYKRRTILHHPSEEEFRILACIHKEDNVLAVLNLLAASNPTERNHIDLVVLQLVKLVGRAASVLVSHKPRDKPGEKIFIPFTKFEDAYKGKVTLHCYKGISPYATMHNDVCYLALEKRITFIIIPFHKQWIIGGMAESSFAFKQLNKNVLEKAPCSVGVLIDRGNQKKFWCGYMNESTYLVAVLFFGGADDREALAYAKRMLDQPNVNITLFHFSSSKNDVVGGTDRSKKLDTQILSEFRLSGFRNDRVSYKEEVVTNGRDVLSVIEYMESYYDLVMVGRRHEDSQLMSELKKWKHGELGTVGEILASLNIGAKTSILVVQQQTKFWGSRDPEESTHLRRVNI